Part of the Deltaproteobacteria bacterium genome, CGGCGCCGCCGGTGATCCGTGCGATCTCCGCGGCGAAGTCCTGCGTGCGGTAGTCGATGCAGTGATGCACTCCCGCCGCGCGCAGCCGCTCGTGCTTGCCGGCGCTGGCCGTGCCGAAGATCTCCGCGCCCTTCCACCTCGCGATCTGGATCGCCGCGAGGCCGACGCCGCCGCCCGCGGAGTGGATGAGAACGCGCTCGCCGGCCTGCAGGTTGCCGAGCCGAACCAGCATCAACCACGCCGTCAAATACTGGACCGGGAGCGCGGCAGCCTGCTCGAAAGACAGGTCGTCCGGTAGCTCGACGACCTGGCCGCGGGGCACGCAGACCACGTCGCTGTAGCCGCCGAAGCGGGTGAGCGCTACCACCCGAACGCCGGGCGCGACGTCATCGACGCCCGAGCCGACCGCATCGACGACGCCGGCCACCTCGTAGCCGACGACCGCCGGCAGCTTGGGGGCGTCCGGGTACAGGCCCATGCGCGCGAGGATGTCGGCGAAGTTGACGCCCGCGGCGCGCACCCGCACGCGCACTTCGCCGGGGCCCGGGTCCGGGTCGTGCGCGTCGCGCAGTTCGAGGACGTCGGGGCCACCGATGGTCGGGATCCAGATCTGGCGCACCGCGGCAGGGTAGCGGCTGTCGCTCCACCTGTCGCCCCCAAGGGCAGCGAACCGTGGTATGAGCCGAATTCGGGGCTACCGCCCACGGCAGGGGGTGTCATGTCGTACAAAATCGTCGCGTTCGCGGCGTTCGTCGCCGCCTGTGGTCCCACCGCGTCGTCGACCGGCGACGGTGGCGGCTCCGACGTCGTCGGCGGCATGTGCGCGCCGGGCACGTCACGGTGCGACGGCACCCGCCGCCTCACCTGCTCCGACGGACGCTGGCAGGTCGCCGAACAGTGCGCCAACGTGTGCGACGACGAACTCGGCTGCGTGCTGTGCCAGCCGGGGACCGGCACCTGCAGCGGCAACATGTCGCGCATGTGCCGCGACGACGGCATGGGCTACGTCGACGTGTACTGCGACCCGCTGCAGGGCCTCACGTGCGACTTCGAGATCGGCGTATGCACCGGCGACTGCGCGCCGCAAAATCTCGGCCGCAACTACATCGGCTGCGACTACTACCCGACGGTGACCGGCAATGAAGTCGACAGCGCGTTCGAGTTCGCCGTCGCCGTGTCCAACACGACCTCCGCCGTCGCCAACGTTCACATCGAAGGGGGTGCGCTCACGGCGCCGCGCACGCTCACCGTCGCGCCCGGCGACGTGGCGGTCGAGCGGTTGCCGTGGGTGCCGCAGCTGAAGGCGTGCAACAACGAGCCCGGCGGGCAAATCGAGTGCGGCTCGCCGCAGAACCTGTCGGCCTTGGTCGCCGGCGGCGCCTACCATTTGCGATCCGACCGCCCGGTCACCGTGTATCAGTTCAACCCGCTCGACTACAAACTGCCCGGCAGCGGGTGCCGGGACGGCACGGCCGTCGCTGGTTGCTCCTACACCAACGATGCATCGTTGTTGCTCCCCGTCAACGCGATGACCGGCAACTACTATGTCGCGTCATACCCGGCGTGGCCGACACGGACCGGC contains:
- a CDS encoding alcohol dehydrogenase, translated to MRQIWIPTIGGPDVLELRDAHDPDPGPGEVRVRVRAAGVNFADILARMGLYPDAPKLPAVVGYEVAGVVDAVGSGVDDVAPGVRVVALTRFGGYSDVVCVPRGQVVELPDDLSFEQAAALPVQYLTAWLMLVRLGNLQAGERVLIHSAGGGVGLAAIQIARWKGAEIFGTASAGKHERLRAAGVHHCIDYRTQDFAAEIARITGGAGVHLVIDAVGGDSFRRSYASLAPLGRLFLFGVSSFAPGQRRSLVAALRGLWSMPKFRPIRLMNENRGVFGVNLGHLWDQADRLRAMLVDIVGLVRDGVLAPVVDRTFPFDRAADAHRYIQERRNFGKVLLVP